A genomic region of Oryza glaberrima chromosome 1, OglaRS2, whole genome shotgun sequence contains the following coding sequences:
- the LOC127766345 gene encoding uncharacterized protein LOC127766345: protein MVIPPPERAARITRFLKPYLLRMHFSNKYVSAQVVHTPTATVACSASSQEKLLRPNMESTRDVAAAAKIGKLLGERLLQKGIPAVSIHMKREQKYHGKVRAVIDSVREAGVKLL, encoded by the coding sequence ATGGTGATCCCTCCACCGGAAAGGGCAGCTAGGATCACGCGCTTTCTGAAGCCTTACCTGCTGAGGATGCATTTCTCGAACAAGTATGTATCTGCCCAGGTGGTTCACACCCCAACGGCGACGGTTGCCTGTTCTGCGAGCTCACAGGAGAAGCTGCTGAGGCCGAACATGGAGTCCACTCGTGACGTAGCTGCCGCTGCCAAGATCGGGAAGCTGCTCGGCGAGCGCCTGCTGCAGAAGGGCATACCCGCTGTGTCCATCCACATGAAGAGGGAGCAGAAGTACCATGGGAAGGTCAGGGCTGTCATTGACTCTGTTAGAGAAGCTGGAGTCAAGCTGTTGTAG
- the LOC127767511 gene encoding protein SENESCENCE-ASSOCIATED GENE 21, mitochondrial-like, whose amino-acid sequence MALALSTSAAAAAAARALAARVTTTTRGYAASAASSAMRRAAAAVEGKGAAGMTQAKDGSLSAAAREVSWVPDPVTGHYRPSNFAGGADAADLRAAHLARSYARA is encoded by the coding sequence ATGGCTCTCGCTCTCTCCAcctctgctgctgccgccgccgcggcgcgggcgcTCGCGGCGagggtgacgacgacgacgaggggttacgcggcgtcggcggcgtcgtcggcgatgaggcgggcggcggcggcggtggaagggaAGGGCGCGGCGGGGATGACGCAGGCGAAGGACGGgtcgttgtcggcggcggcgagggaggtgtCGTGGGTGCCCGACCCCGTGACGGGCCACTACCGGCCCTCCaacttcgccggcggcgccgacgccgccgacctccgcgcCGCCCACCTCGCCCGCAGCTACGCCCGCGCGTGA